Proteins from one Mycolicibacter virginiensis genomic window:
- a CDS encoding endolytic transglycosylase MltG — MSDEQRGTAYGKAKPEAVGPPRRRMSRTQRARENRRRRQLNRHRRIARGLGVALIVLVAIAGVFLGSKYWHASGPVVDFTGDGGQQVLIEVHEGDFTTAIAETMLEAGVIANVGTFLNAAQGNSAIAAIQPGFYRLRAEIPAATAVQQLTDPENRVGKLVIPEGRQLDDTTDMKTDRVTPGLFTLIAEASCLDLNGDRTCLKAQDLRRAAEIETPQALSVPEWALGPVSKLGRDHRRIEGLITAGTWNVDPTASAPTVLSKLISQSSAELGKSGLPGTAVQLGMTPYEMLVVASLVQREALPHDFAKVARVIDNRLGEPQRLEFDSTVNYPLDRQEVATTDADRAKVTPWNTYASDGLPATPICSPGTDALHAAEHPEPGDWLYFVTIDKDGTTLFTHNYQQHLNNIEMALDNGVLDSSR; from the coding sequence ATGTCTGACGAACAACGTGGGACGGCTTACGGCAAGGCCAAACCGGAAGCGGTAGGCCCGCCGAGGCGCCGGATGAGCCGGACCCAGCGGGCCCGGGAGAACCGGCGGCGACGCCAGCTCAACCGGCACCGCCGGATCGCCCGGGGCCTTGGCGTGGCGCTGATCGTCCTGGTCGCGATCGCCGGGGTCTTCCTGGGCTCCAAGTACTGGCACGCCAGCGGTCCCGTCGTCGACTTCACCGGTGACGGCGGCCAGCAGGTGCTGATCGAGGTGCATGAGGGTGACTTCACCACCGCGATCGCCGAAACCATGTTGGAGGCGGGGGTGATCGCCAACGTCGGAACGTTCCTCAACGCCGCTCAGGGCAACTCCGCCATCGCGGCGATCCAGCCCGGCTTCTACCGGTTGCGCGCCGAGATCCCGGCGGCCACCGCGGTGCAGCAGCTCACCGACCCGGAGAATCGGGTGGGCAAGCTGGTGATTCCGGAGGGTCGTCAACTCGATGACACCACGGACATGAAGACCGATCGGGTGACGCCGGGATTGTTCACCCTCATCGCCGAGGCCAGCTGCCTTGACCTCAACGGTGACCGCACCTGTCTTAAAGCCCAAGATCTGCGTCGCGCCGCGGAGATCGAGACGCCGCAGGCACTGTCGGTCCCCGAGTGGGCCTTGGGGCCGGTCAGCAAGTTGGGGCGCGACCACCGACGCATCGAAGGGCTGATCACGGCGGGCACCTGGAACGTCGACCCGACCGCGTCGGCGCCTACCGTGCTGTCGAAATTGATCAGCCAGAGCAGCGCGGAACTGGGCAAGTCCGGCCTGCCCGGCACCGCCGTGCAGCTGGGCATGACGCCCTACGAGATGCTGGTGGTGGCTTCGCTGGTGCAACGCGAAGCGCTGCCGCACGACTTCGCCAAGGTGGCCCGGGTCATCGACAATCGGCTGGGGGAGCCGCAGCGGCTGGAGTTCGACTCGACGGTCAACTATCCGCTGGACCGCCAGGAGGTGGCCACCACCGACGCCGACCGGGCCAAGGTGACGCCGTGGAACACCTACGCCTCCGACGGTCTGCCGGCCACCCCGATCTGCTCACCGGGAACGGACGCCCTGCATGCCGCCGAGCATCCGGAGCCGGGCGACTGGCTGTACTTCGTGACGATCGACAAGGACGGCACCACTCTGTTCACGCACAACTACCAGCAGCACCTGAACAACATCGAGATGGCGCTGGACAACGGTGTCCTCGACAGTTCCCGCTGA
- a CDS encoding B-4DMT family transporter, protein MSKWFLRGLVFAALMVVIRLIQGVLINAFEAQAGLISLALMILFAIAVFIWGRSDGREDAKANADPDRRADLAMTWLGAGLVAGLLSGFVSWLIGQVDKALYISTFFNELTSFAAFTALLVFVVAVAAVALGRRAIDKEYEKHPERRPVPAAADESQPPTDVFATVGAPALTAEETGAVQTEAAAPATDATLAAPAGLSGGFTTEEFPADTDATTEFPVIEDNGGAEAQSESAAPEDSASDDSTK, encoded by the coding sequence ATGAGCAAGTGGTTTCTGCGCGGGCTGGTGTTCGCTGCACTGATGGTCGTGATCCGCCTCATCCAGGGGGTGCTGATCAACGCCTTCGAGGCGCAGGCCGGTCTGATCAGCCTGGCGTTGATGATCTTGTTCGCGATTGCGGTGTTCATCTGGGGCCGTTCCGATGGCCGCGAGGACGCCAAGGCCAACGCCGACCCGGACCGGCGCGCTGACCTCGCGATGACCTGGCTGGGCGCCGGCCTGGTCGCCGGGCTGCTCAGCGGGTTCGTCTCGTGGCTCATCGGTCAGGTCGACAAGGCGCTCTACATCAGCACCTTCTTCAACGAGCTGACCAGCTTCGCCGCCTTCACCGCGTTGCTGGTGTTCGTGGTGGCGGTGGCCGCGGTGGCACTCGGGCGCCGCGCCATCGACAAGGAGTACGAGAAGCATCCGGAACGCCGCCCAGTCCCGGCCGCCGCGGATGAGAGCCAGCCGCCGACCGACGTGTTCGCCACCGTGGGCGCTCCCGCGCTGACCGCCGAAGAGACCGGCGCCGTGCAGACCGAAGCCGCCGCGCCGGCTACCGACGCGACACTGGCCGCCCCCGCCGGCCTTTCTGGCGGCTTCACCACCGAGGAGTTCCCGGCCGACACCGACGCCACCACCGAGTTCCCCGTGATCGAGGACAATGGCGGCGCCGAGGCTCAGTCCGAGAGCGCAGCGCCCGAAGACTCAGCGTCCGACGACTCGACCAAATAG
- a CDS encoding shikimate dehydrogenase gives MSSTVPADPGPRRAAVLGSPIAHSRSPQLHLAAYRALGLPDWTYERIECGAEELPALVAGFGPEWVGVSVTMPGKFAALAFADERTQRAERIGSANTLVRTATGWLADNTDVDGVSGALGSVSGSAIVLGSGGTAPAAVVALTELGASHITVAARNADNAARVVALATEVGVPARFCALDDPDLAAAAAEASVLVSTLPADVAARYAPVLSGVPVLLDAIYNPWPTPLATAVSVAGGTVISGLQMLLHQAFTQVELFTGRPAPRAQMTCAVADLG, from the coding sequence GTGTCCTCGACAGTTCCCGCTGACCCCGGACCGCGCCGGGCCGCGGTGCTCGGTTCGCCGATCGCCCACTCACGCTCACCGCAACTGCACCTGGCGGCCTACCGGGCGCTCGGTCTGCCGGACTGGACCTATGAGCGCATCGAGTGCGGCGCCGAAGAGTTGCCGGCGCTGGTCGCCGGTTTCGGACCGGAATGGGTCGGCGTCTCGGTCACCATGCCGGGCAAGTTCGCCGCCTTGGCGTTCGCCGACGAACGCACCCAGCGCGCCGAACGCATCGGCTCGGCGAACACGCTGGTACGCACCGCAACCGGATGGTTGGCCGACAACACCGATGTCGACGGGGTGAGCGGGGCGCTCGGTTCGGTGTCGGGGTCAGCGATCGTGCTGGGCTCCGGCGGCACCGCGCCAGCCGCGGTTGTGGCGCTGACCGAACTGGGCGCCAGCCACATCACGGTGGCCGCACGCAACGCCGACAACGCCGCGCGGGTGGTGGCGTTGGCCACCGAAGTCGGTGTGCCGGCGCGCTTCTGCGCACTCGATGACCCCGACCTGGCCGCGGCGGCCGCCGAAGCGTCGGTACTGGTCAGCACATTGCCGGCCGACGTCGCCGCCCGGTATGCGCCGGTCCTGTCCGGTGTGCCCGTCCTGCTGGACGCCATCTACAACCCGTGGCCCACTCCACTGGCGACAGCGGTGAGCGTGGCCGGCGGCACCGTGATCAGCGGCCTGCAGATGCTGCTGCATCAAGCGTTCACCCAGGTTGAGCTGTTCACCGGTCGGCCCGCGCCCCGCGCACAGATGACTTGCGCGGTCGCTGACCTCGGCTGA
- the aroQ gene encoding type II 3-dehydroquinate dehydratase → MNRINVINGPNLQRLGRREPDVYGSTSYADLQTLIEREAAVLGVEVVVRQSDSEAELLEWIHCAADAAEPVILNAGGLTHTSVALRDACAELPAPLIELHISNVHAREEFRRHSYLSPIANGVIVGFGVRGYLLALRYLVESSDAESSGAALSD, encoded by the coding sequence ATGAACCGGATCAACGTCATCAACGGCCCCAACCTGCAGCGGCTGGGCCGGCGTGAGCCGGATGTCTACGGCAGCACCAGTTATGCGGACCTGCAAACCCTGATCGAACGGGAAGCCGCCGTCCTCGGGGTCGAGGTCGTGGTGCGCCAAAGCGACAGCGAAGCCGAGCTCCTGGAGTGGATTCACTGCGCTGCCGACGCCGCCGAACCGGTGATCCTCAACGCCGGTGGCCTGACCCACACCTCGGTGGCGCTGCGGGATGCCTGTGCCGAGCTGCCCGCCCCACTCATCGAGCTGCACATCTCCAATGTGCATGCGCGCGAAGAGTTTCGGCGACACTCCTACCTGAGTCCGATTGCCAACGGCGTGATCGTTGGCTTCGGGGTACGCGGTTACCTGCTGGCGCTGCGCTATTTGGTCGAGTCGTCGGACGCTGAGTCTTCGGGCGCTGCGCTCTCGGACTGA
- a CDS encoding aminopeptidase P family protein — translation MTHSSRRARLSAAIGAADLDAMLVTDLINVRYLSGFTGSAGALLVYADERAPVLATDGRYRTQAARQAPDLQVAIERTGARHLITQAAAAGARRVGFEAHVVTVDGFDALSAAMQAQGAVAGADSPVELVRASNTVETLREVKDAGEVDLLRRACEAADAALGDLVERGGLRPGRTEREVRRELEALMLDHGADAASFETIVATGPNSAIPHHRPTDAVLATGDFVKIDFGALVAGYHSDMTRTFVLGPPADWQREIYQVVEAAQRAGREALQPGAELRAVDAAARMVIAEAGYGETFGHGLGHGVGLRIHEAPGINAAADGTLLAGAVVTVEPGVYLADRGGVRIEDTLVVADTAGQAPDLLTRFPKELTIL, via the coding sequence GTGACACATTCCTCCCGTCGGGCGCGTCTGAGTGCCGCGATCGGCGCCGCCGACCTGGACGCGATGCTGGTCACCGACCTGATCAACGTGCGTTATCTGTCCGGATTCACCGGCTCGGCCGGGGCGCTGCTGGTCTATGCAGACGAGCGGGCGCCGGTGTTGGCAACCGACGGCCGCTACCGCACACAGGCTGCCCGACAGGCCCCCGACCTGCAGGTCGCGATCGAACGCACCGGAGCCCGCCACCTGATCACCCAGGCCGCGGCGGCCGGGGCGCGCCGGGTCGGGTTCGAAGCCCACGTGGTGACCGTGGACGGATTCGACGCCCTTTCGGCGGCCATGCAGGCACAGGGCGCAGTGGCCGGCGCGGACAGTCCCGTCGAGCTGGTCCGCGCCTCGAACACCGTGGAGACGCTGCGCGAGGTCAAAGACGCCGGCGAAGTCGACCTGCTGAGACGGGCCTGCGAGGCGGCCGACGCGGCCCTGGGCGACCTGGTGGAGCGCGGCGGCCTGCGACCGGGGCGCACCGAACGTGAGGTCCGCCGGGAGCTGGAAGCGCTGATGCTCGACCACGGCGCCGACGCCGCGTCGTTCGAGACCATCGTGGCCACCGGCCCCAACTCGGCGATTCCGCATCACCGGCCCACCGACGCGGTGCTGGCCACCGGTGACTTCGTCAAGATCGACTTCGGCGCCCTGGTGGCCGGCTACCACTCCGACATGACCCGCACCTTCGTGCTGGGGCCGCCCGCCGACTGGCAACGGGAGATCTATCAGGTGGTCGAAGCGGCGCAGCGGGCCGGCCGCGAGGCACTGCAACCGGGCGCGGAACTGCGTGCAGTCGACGCGGCCGCGCGCATGGTGATCGCCGAGGCCGGCTACGGCGAGACGTTCGGTCACGGCCTCGGCCACGGAGTCGGGTTGCGGATTCACGAAGCGCCCGGAATCAATGCGGCGGCCGACGGTACACTGCTTGCCGGTGCTGTGGTGACCGTAGAGCCCGGCGTCTATCTGGCTGATCGTGGCGGGGTCCGTATCGAGGACACGCTCGTGGTCGCTGATACTGCCGGGCAGGCCCCGGACCTGCTGACTCGGTTCCCCAAGGAACTGACCATTCTCTAG
- the ruvX gene encoding Holliday junction resolvase RuvX, producing the protein MTSPHHRTPDRPGGPDDPGRGRRLGVDVGSVRIGVSCSDPDGLLATPVETVRRHASGSHLRRLADLADEYDVVEVVVGLPRTLADRAGSAVEDAVAVADDLARVLSQRRRLAPVRLVDERLSTVSAARTLHAAGMRAKRQRSVIDQAAAVTILQSWLDQRRALSAPAPTEDNDV; encoded by the coding sequence GTGACCTCACCCCACCATCGCACCCCGGACCGGCCCGGCGGGCCGGACGATCCCGGCCGCGGACGACGGCTCGGGGTGGATGTGGGCAGTGTGCGGATCGGGGTGTCGTGTAGCGACCCCGACGGACTGTTGGCGACCCCGGTGGAGACGGTGCGACGACACGCCTCCGGCTCGCACCTGCGCCGACTGGCTGATCTTGCCGACGAATACGACGTCGTCGAAGTAGTGGTGGGATTGCCGCGCACCCTGGCCGACCGGGCCGGCTCAGCCGTCGAGGATGCCGTCGCAGTGGCTGACGATCTGGCCCGGGTGCTGTCTCAACGACGTCGGCTCGCGCCGGTGCGGCTGGTCGACGAGCGCCTGAGCACCGTCAGCGCGGCGCGGACGCTGCACGCGGCCGGGATGCGCGCCAAACGTCAGCGTTCGGTGATCGACCAGGCCGCTGCGGTGACGATCCTGCAGAGCTGGCTCGACCAGCGCCGGGCCCTGAGCGCGCCGGCCCCGACGGAGGACAACGATGTCTGA
- the aroB gene encoding 3-dehydroquinate synthase produces MPEPITVTVATDPPYPVVIGKGLLGDLAGLLAGRNKVAILHQPTMEATAEGIRTYLSDKGIEAHRIEIPDAEDGKSLQVLGFIWDVLGRIGLDRRDALVSLGGGAATDVAGFAAATWLRGISIVHVPTTLLAMVDAAVGGKTGINTDAGKNLVGAFHQPAAVVVDLATLETLPQREIVAGMPEIVKAGFIADPVILDLIEADPSAAMDPNGEVLGELIRRAITVKAEVVAADEKESDLREILNYGHTLAHAIEALEHYQWRHGDAVSVGLVFAAELARITGRLDDATADRHRSILLSLGLPVSYYEDALPALLEYMMGDKKNRAGVLRFVVLDGLAKPGRLEGPDPMLLAAAYDEVGRRFRLERR; encoded by the coding sequence ATTCCCGAGCCGATCACCGTGACGGTGGCCACCGACCCGCCGTACCCGGTGGTGATCGGTAAAGGCCTGCTCGGTGATCTCGCCGGGTTGCTCGCCGGGCGCAACAAGGTCGCGATCCTGCACCAGCCGACCATGGAAGCGACCGCCGAGGGCATCCGAACCTACCTGTCCGACAAGGGCATCGAGGCGCACCGCATCGAGATCCCGGACGCCGAGGACGGTAAGTCGCTGCAGGTGCTCGGCTTCATCTGGGACGTGCTGGGCCGCATCGGCCTGGACCGCCGCGATGCCCTGGTCAGCCTCGGCGGCGGCGCCGCGACCGACGTCGCGGGATTCGCCGCCGCGACCTGGTTGCGCGGCATCTCGATCGTGCACGTGCCCACCACGCTGCTGGCCATGGTGGACGCCGCGGTCGGCGGCAAGACGGGCATCAACACCGACGCCGGCAAGAACCTGGTCGGCGCGTTCCACCAACCCGCCGCCGTCGTCGTCGACCTGGCCACCCTGGAAACCTTGCCGCAGCGCGAGATCGTCGCGGGCATGCCGGAGATCGTCAAGGCCGGCTTCATCGCAGATCCGGTGATCCTGGATCTGATCGAGGCCGATCCGTCTGCCGCGATGGATCCGAACGGGGAGGTGCTCGGCGAGCTGATCAGGCGTGCCATCACCGTCAAGGCAGAGGTGGTCGCCGCCGATGAAAAAGAGTCGGATCTGCGCGAAATCCTCAACTACGGACACACTTTGGCGCACGCCATCGAAGCGCTGGAGCACTACCAGTGGCGCCACGGAGACGCGGTGTCGGTGGGCCTGGTGTTCGCCGCCGAGCTGGCCCGCATCACCGGACGTCTCGACGACGCGACCGCGGACCGGCATCGCTCGATCCTGCTGTCGCTCGGGCTGCCCGTCAGCTACTACGAGGACGCGCTGCCCGCGTTGCTGGAATACATGATGGGGGACAAGAAGAATCGGGCCGGCGTGCTGCGGTTCGTGGTGCTCGACGGTCTGGCGAAGCCGGGCCGGCTGGAAGGGCCCGACCCGATGCTGCTGGCGGCCGCCTACGACGAGGTGGGTCGGCGATTCCGATTGGAGCGGCGATGA
- the aroC gene encoding chorismate synthase, which produces MGHVLRWITAGESHGRALVAMVEGMVAGVAVTSADIADQLARRRLGYGRGARMKFEADAVTVLSGVRHGITLGGPIAVEIGNTEWPKWETVMSTDPVDPAVLDSEGGARNAPLTRPRPGHADFAGMLKYGFDDARPVLERASARETAARVTAGTIARAFLDQALGVQVISHVISIGASDPYDGPVPQPADLAAIDASPVRAFDAGAQESMIAEIEAAKADGDTLGGVVEVVVSGLPIGLGSFISGDDRLDSQLAAAIMGIQAIKGVEIGDGFTTARRRGSAAHDEMYPGPDGVVRSTNRAGGLEGGMTNGLPLRVRAAMKPISTVPRALATVDMATGEEAVAIHQRSDVCAVPAAGVVAEAMVALVLARAALDKFGGDSLTETRRNIEAYRRSVADRVPAGDQERASG; this is translated from the coding sequence ATGGGACACGTGTTGCGTTGGATAACTGCCGGGGAATCGCACGGTCGCGCGTTGGTGGCCATGGTCGAGGGCATGGTCGCCGGAGTGGCCGTCACCTCGGCTGACATCGCCGATCAGCTCGCTCGCCGGCGTCTGGGCTATGGCCGCGGGGCCCGGATGAAGTTCGAGGCCGACGCGGTCACCGTGCTGTCGGGAGTGCGGCACGGGATCACCCTGGGCGGCCCGATCGCTGTCGAGATCGGCAACACCGAATGGCCCAAATGGGAGACGGTGATGTCGACCGATCCCGTCGATCCGGCAGTGCTGGACAGCGAGGGCGGCGCCCGCAATGCGCCGCTGACGCGGCCACGGCCCGGCCACGCCGACTTCGCCGGCATGCTCAAATACGGTTTCGACGACGCTCGTCCGGTACTCGAACGTGCCAGCGCACGCGAGACGGCCGCCCGCGTCACCGCGGGCACCATCGCGCGGGCCTTCCTGGACCAGGCGCTGGGCGTTCAGGTGATCTCCCACGTGATCTCGATCGGCGCTTCCGACCCGTACGACGGACCGGTGCCGCAACCGGCCGACCTGGCCGCCATCGATGCCAGCCCGGTGCGTGCCTTCGACGCGGGCGCCCAGGAATCCATGATCGCCGAGATCGAGGCGGCCAAGGCCGACGGCGACACCCTCGGCGGTGTGGTCGAGGTGGTCGTGTCGGGCCTGCCGATCGGTCTGGGCTCCTTCATCAGCGGTGACGACCGGCTCGACAGTCAACTGGCTGCCGCGATCATGGGCATCCAAGCGATCAAGGGCGTCGAGATCGGCGACGGTTTCACCACCGCCCGTCGGCGTGGCAGCGCGGCCCACGACGAGATGTACCCCGGGCCCGACGGTGTGGTGCGCTCCACCAACCGGGCCGGCGGGCTCGAGGGGGGTATGACCAACGGTCTGCCGTTGCGGGTGCGTGCGGCGATGAAGCCGATCTCCACGGTGCCGCGCGCCCTGGCCACCGTCGACATGGCCACCGGCGAGGAAGCCGTCGCGATCCATCAACGCTCCGATGTGTGCGCGGTGCCGGCCGCCGGTGTGGTGGCCGAAGCCATGGTGGCGTTGGTGCTGGCCCGCGCCGCGCTGGACAAGTTCGGCGGCGACTCGCTGACCGAGACCCGGCGCAACATCGAGGCCTACCGGCGTTCGGTGGCCGACCGCGTGCCGGCCGGCGACCAGGAACGGGCCTCGGGGTAG
- a CDS encoding shikimate kinase has translation MAPRAVLVGLPGAGKSTIGRRLAKALDVEMLDTDAAIEARTGRTIADIFATDGEPEFRRIEEDVIREALAEHAGVLSLGGGAVTTPGVREALAGHTVVFLEISAAEGVRRTSGSTVRPLLAGPGRAEKFRELMSQRVPLYRRLATIRVNTNRRNPGAVVRYIVSRLEAGTPAGRTHPQPAATAPAAPPVTPPTPATLAARQTGGRK, from the coding sequence ATGGCGCCCAGAGCGGTTCTGGTGGGGTTGCCCGGGGCGGGCAAGTCCACGATAGGACGGCGCTTGGCCAAGGCCCTCGACGTTGAGATGCTCGACACCGATGCCGCCATCGAGGCCCGCACCGGTCGCACCATCGCCGATATCTTCGCCACCGATGGCGAACCGGAATTCCGTCGCATCGAAGAAGACGTGATTCGGGAGGCGCTGGCCGAGCATGCCGGTGTGCTGTCGCTCGGCGGGGGAGCCGTCACCACCCCCGGGGTACGCGAGGCGCTGGCCGGCCACACGGTGGTGTTCCTGGAGATCAGCGCCGCCGAAGGCGTGCGTCGCACCAGTGGCAGCACGGTGCGGCCGCTGCTCGCCGGGCCCGGTCGGGCCGAGAAGTTTCGTGAGCTGATGTCGCAGCGGGTGCCGCTGTACCGACGGCTCGCGACCATCCGGGTCAACACCAACCGGCGTAACCCGGGTGCGGTGGTGCGCTATATCGTGTCTCGGCTGGAGGCTGGCACACCCGCCGGCCGGACGCACCCCCAACCGGCGGCAACAGCCCCTGCCGCCCCGCCGGTTACCCCGCCCACCCCCGCCACGCTGGCCGCACGACAGACCGGAGGACGCAAGTGA
- a CDS encoding prepilin peptidase: protein MEVAAAGSVLAWLTLLSGYDIRQRRLPNWLTLPAAVLVPAVAAAVGRGPAALAGAAALTGVYLAVHLIAPAGLGAGDVKLAVALGALTGSFGADVWLLAALAAPLLTGLWGLFVATAGRGRTVPHGPSMCLASALAAGLGAW, encoded by the coding sequence ATGGAAGTGGCGGCGGCTGGTTCTGTACTGGCGTGGCTGACGCTGCTGAGCGGCTACGACATCCGGCAGCGCCGACTGCCGAACTGGCTGACGCTGCCCGCGGCGGTGCTGGTTCCGGCGGTGGCTGCCGCCGTTGGCCGAGGACCGGCGGCGCTGGCCGGTGCGGCGGCTTTGACCGGGGTCTATCTGGCCGTTCACCTGATCGCCCCGGCCGGACTGGGCGCCGGCGACGTCAAGCTGGCCGTGGCGCTCGGGGCGCTGACCGGCTCTTTCGGCGCCGACGTGTGGCTGCTGGCCGCGCTGGCCGCACCGCTGCTGACCGGACTGTGGGGGTTGTTCGTGGCGACGGCGGGCCGCGGCCGCACGGTGCCGCACGGACCCTCGATGTGCCTGGCCAGCGCGCTGGCGGCGGGCTTGGGCGCGTGGTGA
- the efp gene encoding elongation factor P, translating to MASTADFKNGLVLVIDGQLWQITEFQHVKPGKGPAFVRTKLKNVVSGKVVDKTYNAGVKVETATVDRRDATYLYRDGNDFVFMDSEDYEQHPLPESLVGDSANYLLESMLVQIAFHNGVPLYLELPVSVELEVTHTEPGLQGDRSSAGTKPATMETGAQINVPLFINTGDKLKVDTRDGSYLGRVNS from the coding sequence GTGGCTTCAACTGCTGACTTCAAAAACGGACTGGTATTGGTGATCGACGGCCAGCTGTGGCAGATCACCGAGTTTCAGCACGTCAAGCCGGGCAAGGGTCCGGCCTTCGTGCGCACCAAGCTCAAGAACGTGGTGTCGGGCAAGGTCGTGGACAAGACTTACAACGCCGGCGTGAAGGTGGAGACCGCCACCGTCGACCGCCGCGACGCCACCTACCTGTACCGCGACGGCAACGACTTCGTGTTCATGGACAGCGAGGACTACGAGCAGCACCCGCTGCCCGAATCGCTGGTCGGCGACTCGGCGAACTACCTGCTGGAGAGCATGCTGGTACAGATCGCCTTCCACAACGGAGTGCCGCTGTACCTGGAGCTGCCGGTCAGCGTCGAGCTGGAGGTCACCCACACCGAGCCCGGGTTGCAGGGCGATCGGTCGAGCGCGGGCACGAAGCCGGCCACCATGGAGACCGGCGCCCAGATCAACGTGCCGCTGTTCATCAACACCGGGGACAAGCTGAAGGTCGACACCCGCGACGGCAGCTACCTGGGACGGGTCAACTCCTGA